The following coding sequences are from one Alphaproteobacteria bacterium window:
- the ald gene encoding alanine dehydrogenase, whose amino-acid sequence MLVGVPKEIKVQEHRVALTPGGAAELCRAGHTVRVQHDAGTGAGFADADYEAAGAELVASAEAAWNADLVVKVKEPQAAEFAYLSADQMVFTYLHLAAARDTAEALLNAGTVAIAYETVTDAAGRLPLLAPMSEVAGRMSAQAAAWFLQKPQGGSGVLPGGVPGVEAAEFLVIGGGSVGQNAIRMAMGLGAHVTVLDRSRPRLVELEQIFGSALNTAMSTRDAIERLVPQADAVIGAVLVVGAQAPKLVRRETLARMRPGSVVVDVAIDQGGCFETSRPTSHDDPVYEAEGVLHYCVTNMPGAVARTSTLALTGVTLPYVMALATKGARRALAEDAGLAAGLNVARGHVCHPAVAAALGQETVAVDRALAE is encoded by the coding sequence ATGCTGGTCGGTGTGCCGAAAGAGATCAAGGTGCAGGAGCATCGCGTGGCCCTGACGCCGGGCGGTGCGGCGGAACTGTGCCGGGCCGGTCATACGGTCAGGGTGCAGCACGACGCGGGCACCGGCGCCGGTTTCGCCGACGCCGACTATGAGGCGGCGGGGGCCGAGCTGGTGGCCTCGGCGGAGGCGGCGTGGAACGCCGATCTGGTGGTCAAGGTGAAAGAGCCGCAGGCGGCGGAGTTCGCGTATCTGTCGGCCGACCAGATGGTGTTCACCTATCTGCATCTGGCGGCGGCGCGGGATACCGCGGAAGCCCTGCTCAACGCCGGCACGGTGGCCATCGCCTATGAGACGGTGACCGACGCGGCCGGCCGGCTGCCCCTGCTGGCGCCCATGAGCGAGGTGGCCGGCCGCATGAGTGCCCAGGCGGCGGCCTGGTTCCTGCAGAAGCCGCAGGGCGGCAGCGGCGTCCTGCCGGGCGGCGTGCCGGGGGTGGAGGCGGCGGAGTTCCTGGTGATCGGCGGCGGCAGCGTCGGCCAGAACGCCATCCGCATGGCCATGGGGCTCGGCGCCCATGTGACGGTGCTGGACCGCTCGCGACCGCGCCTGGTGGAGCTGGAACAGATTTTCGGCTCGGCCCTCAATACCGCCATGAGCACCCGAGACGCCATCGAGCGGCTGGTGCCGCAGGCCGATGCGGTGATCGGCGCGGTGCTGGTGGTGGGGGCGCAAGCGCCGAAGCTGGTGCGGCGCGAGACCCTGGCCCGGATGCGGCCGGGCAGCGTGGTGGTGGACGTGGCCATTGATCAGGGCGGCTGTTTCGAGACCAGCCGGCCGACCAGCCATGACGACCCGGTCTATGAGGCCGAAGGGGTGCTGCACTATTGCGTCACCAACATGCCGGGAGCGGTGGCGCGCACTTCCACTCTGGCGCTGACCGGGGTGACGCTGCCCTATGTCATGGCGCTGGCGACGAAAGGCGCGCGCCGGGCGCTGGCCGAGGATGCGGGCCTGGCCGCCGGCCTCAACGTGGCGCGCGGCCATGTGTGTCACCCGGCGGTGGCGGCGGCGCTGGGCCAGGAGACGGTGGCGGTGGACAGGGCGCTGGCGGAGTAG
- the pstB gene encoding phosphate ABC transporter ATP-binding protein PstB, whose amino-acid sequence MPPQPAPQSIKIEADRVNVHYGDKQALFDVSLRINRNQVMALIGPSGCGKSTFLRCLNRMNDTIDIARVSGSITLDGIDVYDPALDVVQLRARIGMVFQKPNPFPKSIYENVAYGPRIHGLTRNKTELDGRVEDSLRKAGLWEEVRDRLGEPGTSLSGGQQQRLCIARAIAVNPEVILMDEPCSALDPIATARIEELMDELRQNYTIVIVTHSMQQAARVSQRTAFFHLGILVEEGDTEHIFTNPSDERTQDYITGRFG is encoded by the coding sequence ATGCCGCCCCAGCCCGCGCCCCAGTCGATCAAGATCGAAGCCGACCGGGTCAATGTCCACTATGGCGACAAGCAGGCGCTGTTCGACGTCAGCCTGCGAATCAACCGCAACCAGGTGATGGCGCTGATCGGGCCGTCCGGCTGTGGCAAGTCTACCTTTCTGCGTTGCCTCAACCGGATGAACGACACCATCGACATTGCCCGCGTCAGCGGCTCAATCACCCTGGACGGCATCGACGTCTATGACCCGGCCCTGGATGTGGTGCAGTTGCGGGCGCGAATCGGCATGGTTTTTCAGAAGCCCAACCCCTTCCCCAAGTCGATTTATGAGAACGTCGCCTATGGACCGCGTATCCACGGCCTGACCCGCAACAAGACGGAGCTCGATGGCCGGGTAGAGGACTCCCTACGCAAGGCCGGCCTGTGGGAAGAAGTGCGCGATCGCCTGGGCGAGCCCGGCACCAGCCTGTCCGGCGGCCAGCAGCAGCGCCTGTGCATCGCCCGCGCCATCGCCGTCAATCCGGAAGTCATCCTCATGGACGAGCCGTGTTCCGCCCTCGATCCCATCGCCACTGCGCGCATCGAGGAGCTGATGGACGAGCTGCGGCAGAACTACACCATCGTCATCGTCACCCATTCCATGCAGCAGGCCGCCCGCGTCTCGCAGCGCACCGCCTTCTTCCATCTGGGCATCCTGGTGGAGGAAGGCGATACGGAACACATCTTCACCAACCCTTCCGACGAACGGACCCAGGACTACATCACCGGACGCTTCGGCTAG
- a CDS encoding extracellular solute-binding protein, with the protein MPPLVHLLKAALCLFVLLVVAAPRPATAQSDPLFGQTCRHGIAMHGDLKYPPDFDHLDYVNVDAPRGGTLRLGATGSFDSLNPFILKGEKAAGLNQVFETLMARTWDEAFSLYGLVAECAAMPDDRSWIAFRLNPAARFADGSPITADDILFSWQTLREFGRPNAKATYARVASLEVVDPLTVRFVMGPQADGELPLVIAGFLPVLSKAWYTTHAFDETSLTPPLGSGPYTISAVEAGRRMVYARNPDWWGRDLPVNRGHYNFDTIVYDYFRDGQVMFEAFKAGELDFRGEGDATRWATAYDFPAVADGQVVMESLAHGAPAGLLGFVMNTRRPPLDDIALRRALVLAFDFEWTNQALFHGAFARTNGMFTNSELAYSGLPSGDELALLEPFRDRLPPALFTTPFVLPATDGSGDNRANLRTASALLEDAGYTITDGALVSPAGKPVAFEILLVNPNDEGLALNWIDSLRRLGITAIARTVDSAQYQLRRTDYDYDITLHRWGVSLSPGNEQMLYWHSSGVTTPGTRNYAGVDDPVVDALAQRLSEAVTRAELVAAARALDRVLAWGSYVVPLHYAPDQRVAWWRRLAHPDVIPTYGNVMETWWARP; encoded by the coding sequence ATGCCCCCTCTCGTGCATCTGTTGAAAGCTGCCCTTTGCCTTTTCGTCCTGCTGGTCGTCGCCGCGCCGCGTCCGGCCACGGCGCAGAGTGATCCGCTCTTCGGCCAGACCTGCCGGCACGGCATCGCCATGCACGGCGACCTCAAATATCCGCCGGACTTCGACCATCTCGACTATGTGAACGTGGATGCGCCCAGGGGCGGCACGCTCCGGCTCGGCGCCACCGGCAGCTTCGACAGCCTCAACCCCTTCATCCTCAAGGGCGAAAAGGCGGCCGGCCTCAACCAGGTGTTTGAGACTCTGATGGCCCGCACCTGGGACGAGGCGTTTTCGCTCTACGGTCTGGTGGCGGAGTGCGCCGCCATGCCGGACGACCGCTCGTGGATCGCCTTCCGCCTGAACCCGGCCGCCCGCTTCGCCGACGGCAGCCCGATCACCGCCGACGACATTCTCTTCTCGTGGCAGACCCTCAGGGAGTTCGGCCGGCCAAACGCCAAGGCCACCTACGCCCGCGTCGCCTCGCTGGAGGTGGTGGACCCGCTGACCGTGCGCTTCGTCATGGGGCCGCAGGCCGATGGCGAACTGCCGCTGGTCATTGCCGGCTTCCTGCCGGTGCTGTCGAAGGCCTGGTACACCACCCACGCCTTCGACGAGACCAGCCTGACTCCGCCGCTCGGCAGCGGCCCCTACACAATCAGCGCGGTGGAGGCCGGGCGGCGCATGGTCTATGCGCGCAATCCCGACTGGTGGGGGCGTGACCTGCCGGTCAACCGCGGCCACTACAATTTCGACACCATCGTCTATGACTATTTCCGCGACGGTCAGGTGATGTTCGAGGCCTTCAAGGCCGGCGAGCTGGATTTCCGCGGCGAGGGCGACGCCACCCGCTGGGCCACCGCCTATGACTTTCCCGCCGTCGCCGACGGCCAGGTGGTCATGGAATCCCTGGCGCACGGCGCGCCGGCCGGCCTGCTGGGTTTCGTCATGAACACCCGCCGGCCGCCGCTGGACGACATTGCGCTGCGCCGGGCGCTGGTGCTGGCCTTCGATTTTGAGTGGACCAACCAGGCGTTGTTCCATGGCGCCTTCGCGCGCACCAACGGCATGTTCACCAACTCCGAACTGGCCTATAGCGGCCTGCCGTCCGGCGACGAGCTGGCCTTGCTGGAGCCCTTCCGCGACCGGCTGCCGCCGGCGCTGTTCACCACGCCCTTCGTCCTGCCGGCCACCGATGGCAGCGGCGATAACCGGGCCAACCTGCGGACCGCCAGCGCCCTGCTGGAGGACGCCGGCTATACCATCACCGATGGCGCGCTTGTCTCGCCGGCCGGCAAACCCGTCGCCTTCGAGATTCTGCTGGTCAATCCCAACGACGAGGGCCTGGCCCTCAACTGGATCGATTCCCTGCGCCGGCTCGGCATCACCGCCATCGCCCGCACCGTGGACAGTGCCCAGTATCAGTTGCGGCGCACCGACTATGACTATGACATCACTCTGCACCGCTGGGGCGTCAGCCTGTCACCGGGGAATGAGCAGATGCTCTACTGGCACTCGTCCGGGGTGACGACGCCCGGCACCCGCAACTATGCGGGCGTCGATGATCCGGTGGTGGACGCCCTGGCCCAGCGTCTGAGCGAGGCCGTGACCCGGGCCGAGCTGGTGGCCGCCGCCCGCGCCCTCGACCGGGTGCTGGCCTGGGGCAGCTATGTGGTGCCGCTGCACTATGCGCCGGACCAGCGGGTTGCCTGGTGGCGCC
- a CDS encoding substrate-binding domain-containing protein, translating into MTRLHSFRALTLAVAGAVAGAALGATAFTAPALARDQISIVGSSTVFPYTQAAAEEFANTTSFPAPVVESTGTGGGMKIFCAGIGEKHPDITGASRAMKSSEHELCLSNGVTDISEALIGFDGLSMAVSRSGQALDLSKAQLWLALAAEVPVNGEIVANPHQTWRDVDPSLPDIKIQVLGPPPTSGTRDAWVELVMDEGCTAFSEVEALDKDRHAEVCSRMRQDGLFIEAGENDNLIVQRLESDPTAYGIFGYSFLFENLDRLQPISVDGVAPSFDTIASGDYAISRPLFIYIKNAHRGVIPGLEAFIQEYMSEAAMGPGGYLTERGLVPLPDAQRAKVQASVLDGMTMAAP; encoded by the coding sequence ATGACCCGCCTTCATTCCTTCCGTGCCCTTACCCTCGCCGTGGCCGGCGCCGTGGCCGGCGCCGCACTGGGCGCCACCGCCTTCACCGCCCCGGCACTCGCCCGCGACCAGATCAGCATCGTCGGCTCCTCCACCGTCTTCCCCTATACCCAGGCGGCCGCCGAGGAATTCGCCAACACCACCAGTTTCCCGGCCCCCGTGGTGGAATCCACCGGCACCGGCGGCGGCATGAAAATCTTCTGTGCCGGCATCGGCGAAAAACACCCCGACATCACCGGCGCGTCGCGCGCCATGAAAAGCTCGGAGCATGAGCTCTGCCTGTCCAACGGCGTGACCGACATCTCCGAAGCCCTGATCGGCTTCGACGGCCTGTCCATGGCCGTGTCCCGCTCCGGCCAGGCGCTCGACCTCAGCAAGGCGCAGTTGTGGCTGGCCCTGGCGGCGGAAGTGCCGGTCAATGGCGAGATCGTCGCCAATCCGCACCAGACCTGGCGCGATGTGGACCCCTCCCTGCCCGACATCAAGATTCAGGTGCTCGGCCCGCCGCCCACCAGCGGCACCCGCGACGCCTGGGTTGAGCTGGTGATGGACGAGGGCTGCACCGCCTTCTCCGAAGTGGAGGCGCTGGACAAGGATCGCCACGCCGAAGTCTGCTCGCGCATGCGCCAGGATGGTCTCTTCATCGAAGCCGGAGAGAACGACAATCTGATTGTCCAGCGGCTGGAATCCGATCCCACCGCCTACGGCATCTTCGGCTATTCCTTCCTGTTCGAGAATCTTGATCGCCTGCAGCCGATCAGCGTCGATGGCGTCGCCCCCAGCTTCGACACCATCGCGTCCGGCGACTACGCCATCTCGCGGCCGCTGTTCATCTACATCAAGAACGCCCATCGCGGCGTCATTCCCGGCCTGGAAGCCTTCATCCAGGAGTATATGAGCGAGGCGGCCATGGGTCCCGGCGGCTATCTGACCGAGCGCGGGCTGGTGCCCCTGCCCGACGCCCAGCGGGCGAAAGTGCAGGCAAGCGTGCTCGACGGCATGACGATGGCGGCGCCCTGA
- the pstC gene encoding phosphate ABC transporter permease subunit PstC — translation MVSITFLLIVGIAALGFLWAWTGARKQETNARGALAARPGYHGAYVALWTGLPSALLVLSWIALQGSVIDRLILSTIDAINVATLSAGERNLVLSQIRSIAAGNLFGQPEPWLLAAGERYGRWQTLAGQALLATGFAAALGLLVFARTRLSPRFRARHAVEHVISGLILASAAAAILTTGGILLSLVFESWAFFRLVPLGEFLFGLNWEPQIAIRADQVAGEGAFGAAPVFAGTLLIAVIAMAVAAPIGLMSAIYLVEYANPHVRAVVKPVLELLAGIPTVVYGFFAILVVAPFMREIGGAVGLDVSPNSALAAGAVMGIMILPFISSISDDALAAVPQSMRDGSLAMGATKAETITRVLLPAALPGIVGGLLLAVSRAIGETMIVVMAAGLIANLTANPLEGVTTVTVQIVTLLIGDTSFDNPKTLAAFALGLVLFVATLSLNVLALRIVRKYREKYE, via the coding sequence ATGGTCTCCATCACCTTCCTCCTCATTGTCGGTATAGCCGCTCTCGGCTTCCTCTGGGCCTGGACCGGCGCCCGCAAGCAGGAAACGAACGCCCGTGGCGCGCTGGCGGCGCGGCCGGGTTATCACGGCGCCTATGTGGCGCTGTGGACTGGCCTGCCATCGGCTCTTCTGGTGTTGAGCTGGATCGCCCTGCAGGGGTCGGTCATCGACCGCCTGATCCTGTCCACCATTGACGCGATAAACGTCGCCACGCTGAGCGCCGGCGAACGCAATCTGGTACTGAGCCAGATTCGCTCCATCGCCGCCGGCAATCTCTTCGGCCAGCCGGAGCCCTGGCTGCTGGCCGCCGGCGAGCGCTATGGCCGCTGGCAGACTCTGGCCGGCCAGGCGCTGCTGGCGACCGGTTTCGCCGCCGCCCTCGGCCTGCTGGTCTTCGCCCGCACCCGCTTGTCGCCGCGTTTCCGCGCCCGCCACGCGGTGGAGCACGTCATCAGCGGCCTGATACTGGCCAGCGCCGCCGCCGCCATCCTGACCACCGGTGGCATCCTTTTGTCCCTGGTGTTCGAGTCCTGGGCCTTCTTCCGTCTGGTGCCTCTGGGCGAGTTTCTGTTCGGCCTCAACTGGGAGCCACAAATCGCCATCCGCGCCGACCAGGTGGCCGGCGAGGGCGCCTTCGGCGCAGCGCCGGTGTTCGCCGGGACACTGCTCATTGCGGTCATCGCCATGGCGGTGGCCGCGCCCATTGGCCTGATGAGCGCCATCTATCTGGTGGAATATGCCAACCCGCACGTGCGCGCCGTGGTCAAGCCGGTGCTCGAGCTACTCGCCGGCATCCCCACCGTGGTCTACGGCTTCTTCGCCATCCTCGTCGTCGCCCCCTTCATGCGCGAGATCGGCGGCGCCGTCGGCCTCGACGTGTCGCCCAACAGCGCGCTGGCCGCCGGTGCCGTCATGGGCATCATGATCCTGCCTTTCATCTCGTCCATTTCCGACGATGCCCTGGCCGCCGTGCCGCAGTCCATGCGTGACGGCTCGCTCGCCATGGGCGCCACCAAGGCCGAGACCATTACCCGGGTTCTGTTGCCGGCCGCCCTGCCGGGTATCGTCGGCGGCCTGTTGCTGGCGGTCAGCCGGGCCATCGGTGAGACCATGATCGTCGTCATGGCCGCCGGCCTTATCGCCAATCTGACGGCCAATCCCCTGGAAGGCGTGACCACCGTCACGGTGCAGATCGTCACCCTGCTGATCGGCGATACTTCCTTCGACAATCCCAAGACCCTGGCCGCTTTCGCCCTGGGTCTGGTGCTCTTCGTTGCAACCCTGTCGCTCAATGTCCTGGCCCTCAGGATCGTGCGCAAGTATCGGGAAAAATATGAGTGA
- a CDS encoding dienelactone hydrolase family protein — protein MPARTPDPTRPAAMRPALTQEVIDLYDRYTHAPLDRRDFLRRLAMIAGSVAAAQALLPLLENNYARAATVAEDDPRLATETVTIATAHGDLSLYVVRPAGAGALPAVVVVHENRGLNPHTRDIARRLALESYIAIAPDFLSLGGGATPADEDRARAMIGALDAGQVRDAAVAALAYGRGGRPDTTGRTAITGFCWGGRVANDAAVADAALDAAVPFYGSQPPAAAASQVRARLLLHYAGEDQRINAGIRDWTEALAAAGVAYEMHMYEDAQHAFMNDTNAARYNADAAALAWQRTIAFLDSALKG, from the coding sequence ATGCCCGCCCGTACGCCCGACCCGACCCGACCCGCCGCCATGCGGCCTGCCCTGACCCAGGAGGTCATAGACCTCTATGACCGCTACACTCACGCGCCCCTGGACCGCCGCGACTTTCTCCGCCGCCTCGCCATGATCGCCGGCAGTGTCGCCGCCGCCCAGGCGCTTCTGCCGCTGCTGGAAAACAACTACGCCCGCGCCGCCACCGTGGCCGAAGACGACCCGCGCCTGGCAACCGAAACCGTGACCATCGCCACGGCGCACGGCGATCTGTCGCTGTATGTGGTGCGGCCGGCCGGCGCCGGCGCGCTACCGGCGGTGGTGGTGGTCCATGAAAACCGTGGCCTCAACCCGCACACCCGCGATATCGCCCGGCGTCTGGCGCTTGAGTCCTATATCGCCATCGCGCCGGACTTCCTGTCGCTTGGCGGCGGCGCCACACCGGCCGACGAGGACCGGGCCCGCGCCATGATCGGCGCCCTCGATGCCGGCCAGGTGCGTGACGCCGCCGTCGCCGCACTGGCCTATGGCCGCGGCGGCCGCCCCGACACCACCGGCCGCACCGCCATCACCGGCTTCTGCTGGGGCGGCCGCGTCGCCAATGATGCCGCCGTCGCCGACGCGGCGCTGGATGCCGCGGTGCCGTTTTACGGCAGCCAGCCGCCGGCCGCCGCCGCCAGCCAGGTGCGCGCCCGCCTGCTGCTGCACTATGCCGGCGAAGATCAGCGCATCAATGCCGGCATCCGGGACTGGACCGAGGCCCTTGCCGCCGCCGGCGTAGCTTACGAAATGCATATGTATGAGGACGCCCAGCACGCCTTCATGAACGACACCAACGCCGCCCGCTACAACGCCGACGCGGCGGCCCTGGCCTGGCAGCGGACGATTGCCTTTCTCGACTCAGCCCTGAAAGGCTAG
- the phoB gene encoding phosphate regulon transcriptional regulator PhoB has protein sequence MAVASSRLTPRILIVEDEVSLVELLRYNLEKDGFAVDAAYDGEEALLRIAERTPDLVILDWMLPHVSGIEICRQIRRGRTTRRLPVIMLTARGEEDDRIRGLESGADDFVVKPFSPSELVARVRAVLRRTRPAATDEQLESGPVVLDFAGHRVRRDSRAIHLGPTEFRLLRRLMESPGRVFSRESLLSSVWGHDTEVDTRTVDAHIRRLRRALNGPGEADLIRTVRSAGYAFEPGGAASDVPDDAAAGPADKTGAG, from the coding sequence ATGGCCGTCGCCAGCAGCCGCCTGACGCCGCGCATCCTCATCGTCGAGGATGAAGTCTCCCTGGTGGAGCTGCTGCGCTACAACCTGGAGAAGGACGGCTTCGCCGTGGACGCCGCCTATGACGGCGAGGAGGCCCTGCTCAGGATCGCCGAGCGGACGCCCGATCTGGTGATCCTCGACTGGATGCTGCCGCACGTCTCGGGTATCGAAATCTGTCGCCAGATCCGCCGCGGACGGACCACCCGCCGCCTGCCGGTGATCATGCTGACGGCGCGCGGCGAGGAGGATGACCGCATCCGCGGACTGGAATCCGGCGCCGACGATTTCGTCGTCAAGCCGTTCAGCCCCAGCGAGCTGGTGGCCCGGGTGCGCGCCGTGCTGCGCCGCACCCGGCCCGCCGCCACCGACGAACAGTTGGAAAGCGGACCCGTCGTCCTCGACTTCGCCGGCCACCGGGTGCGGCGCGACAGCCGCGCCATCCATCTGGGACCGACCGAGTTCCGCCTGCTGCGCCGCCTCATGGAATCGCCCGGCCGGGTCTTCTCGCGCGAAAGCCTGCTGAGCTCCGTATGGGGCCACGACACGGAAGTGGACACCCGCACCGTGGACGCCCACATCCGCCGCCTGCGCCGCGCCCTCAACGGGCCGGGCGAGGCGGACCTGATCCGCACCGTGCGGTCGGCCGGCTACGCCTTCGAGCCGGGCGGTGCTGCCTCTGATGTGCCAGACGACGCGGCCGCCGGACCCGCCGACAAGACAGGCGCCGGCTGA
- the pstA gene encoding phosphate ABC transporter permease PstA, producing MSDLTRQGLNPLTESEPIDWSGRQAVRNRRRRRRADVRLRVYGVAAIAIAFGVLAILLVSLMSTALPAFTQTHIQVPVDLTGEEYAIDADDPGRANYRAMVRNGLMDLFPDVTGRTDQRALFDMISAGAHFEVRQRVLDDLSLIGRTVTMALPASDPLDQLHKGLVETGLPESERRVNDQQIALHDSLVDRGLISRPFNWRLFFAADSRFPELAGLRGAIVGSFWALLICFLLSFPIGVAAAVYLEEFAPKNRFTDLIEVNISNLAAVPSVVFGLLGLAVFLNLFGLPRSAPLVGGMVLALMTLPTMIIVTRAALKAVPPSIREAALGVGASKHQVVLHHVLPLARPGILTGTIIGLAQALGETAPLLLIGMNAFITADPGGLLDPATALPTQIFIWADSPERGFVARTSAAIMVLIGFLVVMNLIAVILRQRYQRKW from the coding sequence ATGAGTGATCTGACGCGCCAGGGCCTGAACCCACTCACGGAGTCCGAGCCGATTGACTGGTCGGGACGTCAGGCGGTGCGCAACCGCCGGCGTCGGCGCCGTGCCGACGTGCGTCTGCGTGTCTATGGCGTCGCCGCCATCGCCATCGCCTTCGGCGTACTGGCGATCCTGCTCGTCTCGCTCATGAGCACGGCCCTGCCGGCCTTCACCCAGACCCATATACAGGTGCCGGTGGACCTCACGGGCGAGGAATACGCCATCGATGCGGACGACCCCGGCCGCGCCAACTACCGCGCTATGGTGCGCAACGGCCTGATGGACCTGTTTCCTGACGTTACCGGGCGGACAGACCAGCGCGCGCTGTTCGACATGATCAGCGCCGGCGCCCACTTCGAAGTACGTCAGCGGGTGCTGGACGATCTGTCGCTGATTGGCCGCACGGTCACCATGGCGCTGCCGGCCTCCGACCCGCTGGACCAGTTGCACAAGGGCCTGGTGGAAACCGGCCTGCCGGAATCGGAGCGGCGGGTGAATGACCAGCAGATCGCCCTGCATGACAGCCTGGTGGATCGCGGCCTTATCTCGCGGCCCTTCAACTGGCGCCTGTTCTTCGCCGCCGACAGCCGCTTTCCGGAGCTGGCCGGCCTGCGCGGCGCCATTGTCGGCTCGTTCTGGGCCCTGCTCATCTGCTTTCTCCTGTCTTTCCCCATCGGCGTCGCCGCCGCGGTCTATCTGGAGGAGTTCGCGCCGAAGAACCGGTTCACCGACCTGATTGAAGTCAATATTTCCAATCTTGCGGCGGTGCCGTCGGTGGTGTTCGGCCTGCTCGGTCTCGCCGTGTTCCTCAACCTGTTCGGCCTGCCCCGTTCGGCCCCTCTGGTCGGCGGCATGGTGCTGGCGCTGATGACCCTGCCCACCATGATCATCGTCACCCGTGCCGCGCTGAAGGCGGTGCCGCCCTCGATCCGCGAGGCGGCCCTGGGGGTCGGCGCGTCGAAACACCAGGTGGTTCTGCATCATGTGCTGCCGCTGGCCCGCCCCGGCATCCTGACCGGTACCATCATCGGCCTGGCCCAGGCCCTGGGCGAGACGGCGCCGCTGCTGCTGATCGGCATGAACGCCTTCATTACCGCCGATCCCGGCGGCCTGCTTGATCCGGCGACGGCTCTGCCGACGCAGATCTTCATCTGGGCCGATTCGCCGGAGCGGGGGTTTGTCGCCCGCACCAGCGCCGCCATCATGGTGCTGATCGGTTTTCTGGTGGTGATGAACCTCATCGCCGTAATCCTGCGCCAGCGCTACCAGCGGAAATGGTAG
- the phoU gene encoding phosphate signaling complex protein PhoU, translated as MASPDHIVHSYDNELTRLKDTITRMGGLVEQQIESAVQALVLRDSSLADSVVFNDEKVDAMEHEAQHDVVRLLALRQPMARDLREIIVSLKVSSDLERIGDYASNMAKRVIAISQMPAAAPARGIPRMARMVQAMIKDVLDAYVGRSADSALGVWNADREVDDAYNALFRELLTYMMEDPRNITPCTHLLFMAKNIERMGDHATNIAENVYFLVIGEPLLAQRPKGREDLPAGPAGPAGGPPPEDAPDA; from the coding sequence ATGGCCTCGCCTGACCATATCGTTCACAGCTACGACAATGAGCTGACCCGGCTCAAGGACACCATCACCCGCATGGGCGGCCTGGTGGAGCAGCAGATCGAAAGCGCCGTCCAGGCGCTGGTGCTGCGCGATTCCTCGCTTGCCGACTCCGTCGTCTTCAACGACGAGAAAGTGGACGCCATGGAACACGAGGCGCAGCACGACGTGGTGCGCCTGCTGGCCCTGCGGCAGCCCATGGCCCGCGATCTGCGCGAGATCATCGTCTCCCTCAAAGTGTCGTCGGACCTGGAGCGGATCGGCGACTATGCCTCGAACATGGCCAAGCGCGTTATCGCCATCAGCCAGATGCCGGCGGCCGCGCCGGCCCGCGGCATCCCGCGCATGGCGCGCATGGTGCAGGCCATGATCAAGGACGTGCTGGATGCCTATGTGGGCCGCTCGGCGGACTCCGCTCTCGGCGTGTGGAACGCCGACCGCGAGGTGGACGACGCCTACAACGCCCTGTTCCGCGAGCTCCTCACCTACATGATGGAGGATCCGCGCAACATCACTCCCTGCACCCACCTTCTGTTCATGGCCAAGAACATAGAGCGCATGGGCGACCACGCCACCAACATCGCGGAGAACGTCTATTTTCTGGTGATCGGCGAGCCGCTCCTGGCGCAGCGGCCGAAGGGACGCGAGGATCTGCCGGCGGGTCCGGCCGGGCCCGCCGGCGGACCGCCGCCGGAAGACGCGCCGGACGCCTGA